One Oscillatoria salina IIICB1 genomic window carries:
- a CDS encoding TIGR04282 family arsenosugar biosynthesis glycosyltransferase: MGLDECLIIFSRYPEAGKTKTRMIPVLGAEGAAELQRQMTEYTVKEAIAFQSLRRVQIQLYFAGGSSELMQAWLGANLVYHPQSNGDLGSRMAIAFQQAFATGMRRVVIIGIDCPDCNSIVLASAFEMLQQQDLVLGPAADGGYYLIGLQRLIPELFIGVNWGTASVLSQTQAIAEKLNLAVGYLPLLNDVDRPEDLSIWKRYRK, encoded by the coding sequence ATGGGTTTAGATGAATGTTTAATTATTTTTAGTCGTTATCCGGAAGCGGGAAAAACGAAAACTAGGATGATACCTGTGTTGGGGGCTGAGGGTGCGGCTGAACTTCAGCGTCAGATGACAGAGTATACTGTAAAAGAGGCGATCGCATTCCAAAGTTTACGCCGAGTTCAGATCCAACTATACTTTGCTGGTGGATCTTCTGAGTTAATGCAAGCTTGGTTGGGTGCTAATTTAGTTTATCATCCTCAGAGTAACGGGGATCTAGGTTCTCGTATGGCGATCGCTTTTCAACAAGCTTTTGCTACTGGAATGAGACGGGTAGTAATCATTGGAATTGATTGTCCTGATTGCAACTCAATTGTGTTAGCATCTGCGTTTGAGATGCTACAACAACAAGATTTAGTTTTGGGACCTGCCGCCGATGGAGGTTATTATTTAATTGGTTTGCAGCGTTTAATTCCCGAATTGTTTATCGGTGTTAACTGGGGTACTGCGTCAGTTTTGTCACAAACTCAAGCTATTGCAGAGAAGCTAAATTTAGCCGTCGGTTATCTTCCTTTACTTAATGAT
- the cofG gene encoding 7,8-didemethyl-8-hydroxy-5-deazariboflavin synthase subunit CofG, which yields MSEDKIVTYSPAYTIVPTYECFNRCSYCNFRVDPGKSPWLSVAAAASKLKSLQGSGVWEILILSGEVHPLSKRRQAWLDLIYDICKVALELGFLPHTNVGPLSFAEMSKLKQVNVSMGLMLEELTPKLLATVHQHAPSKVPEWRHQQLKWAGELKIPFTTGLLLGIGETETDREETLQAIAQLQQTWGNIQEVILQPYSPGTKESLQNLGFNLSKLPEVVATARQILPSSIKIQIPPNLVRKPSLLLECLVAGARDLGGISPIDEVNPDYPHIQHKSLREILSPAGWELVPRLPVYPQYYKWLDGKLQAVVSRNHR from the coding sequence AATCGCTGTAGCTACTGCAATTTTCGCGTTGACCCAGGGAAAAGTCCTTGGCTGAGTGTCGCGGCAGCCGCAAGTAAGTTAAAATCGCTTCAGGGAAGTGGAGTTTGGGAAATTCTCATTCTTAGCGGTGAGGTACATCCTTTAAGTAAGCGAAGACAAGCTTGGCTGGATCTTATTTATGATATCTGCAAAGTGGCTCTAGAGTTAGGCTTTTTACCTCATACGAATGTGGGACCGTTAAGTTTTGCAGAGATGAGTAAGTTAAAGCAGGTGAATGTCTCGATGGGGTTAATGTTAGAGGAGTTAACCCCAAAACTGCTAGCAACAGTACATCAACACGCACCGAGTAAAGTTCCCGAATGGAGACATCAACAGTTAAAATGGGCAGGGGAGTTAAAAATTCCCTTTACTACGGGTTTGTTGTTGGGAATAGGGGAAACAGAAACAGACCGAGAAGAAACCTTACAGGCGATCGCGCAATTGCAGCAAACTTGGGGTAATATCCAAGAGGTGATTCTCCAACCTTATAGTCCGGGTACGAAGGAAAGTTTGCAGAATCTTGGCTTTAATTTATCTAAGTTACCAGAAGTTGTCGCTACTGCTCGCCAAATTCTCCCATCTAGTATTAAGATACAAATTCCGCCAAATTTAGTCAGAAAACCAAGTTTATTACTCGAATGTCTGGTTGCTGGGGCGCGAGACTTAGGTGGAATTAGTCCCATTGATGAAGTAAATCCCGATTATCCTCATATTCAGCATAAATCTCTGAGGGAAATTTTGTCACCTGCGGGCTGGGAATTAGTTCCCCGTTTGCCTGTTTATCCGCAATACTATAAATGGTTAGATGGTAAGCTGCAAGCAGTTGTAAGTAGGAACCACAGATAA